The following are encoded together in the Pedobacter steynii genome:
- a CDS encoding phenylalanyl-tRNA synthetase subunit alpha — translation MSKEVLEISVLVDEKFDMSFNLVEGIFGFILSVFDK, via the coding sequence ATGAGTAAAGAAGTTTTAGAGATTTCTGTTTTAGTTGATGAGAAGTTTGACATGAGCTTTAATCTTGTTGAAGGCATCTTTGGTTTTATCCTTAGCGTCTTTGATAAGTAG
- the rlmD gene encoding 23S rRNA (uracil(1939)-C(5))-methyltransferase RlmD, giving the protein MSRNRKSGTVTIIPNLRIIDIAEEGKGVGKADELVVFVDKAVPGDVVDVRVVKKKKNFTEAVIESLHESSELRTDPFCQHFGTCGGCKWQHMGYDAQLTFKHKNVEAALQRLAKIDTSAMEPILGSAENKYYRNKLEYTFSNKRWLNKQDMVTEPVLENEEENTSTEKAEMEMNALGFHVPLRFDKILDIEHCYLQAEPSNTLRNTVRRYALENGLSFYDLRNHEGSLRNLIIRTSSTGEVMVVVVFAYVEQEQADGLMEYLKVNFPEITSLLYIINQKKNDTIFDQEVITYAGRDHIFEEMNGLKFKIGAKSFYQTNSEQAHELYKITKEFAGFSGDELVYDLYTGAGTIANFVASSVKQVIGVEYVPTAIEDAKFNSALNGIDNTVFYAGDMKDILTTQFIAEHGKPNVVITDPPRAGMHADVVARLLEMEAERIVYVSCNAATQARDLALLKEKYEVLRIKPVDMFPHTQHVENVVLLKFIGSVSPEAL; this is encoded by the coding sequence ATGAGTAGAAATAGAAAATCCGGAACGGTAACCATTATTCCCAATCTTAGAATTATTGATATTGCTGAAGAAGGCAAAGGGGTAGGTAAAGCAGATGAGCTGGTGGTATTTGTGGATAAGGCTGTGCCCGGCGACGTTGTTGACGTTCGTGTGGTTAAGAAAAAGAAAAATTTTACTGAAGCTGTAATTGAATCATTACACGAAAGTTCGGAACTGAGAACAGATCCTTTCTGTCAGCATTTTGGAACCTGTGGGGGCTGTAAATGGCAACATATGGGCTACGATGCACAATTGACATTTAAGCACAAAAATGTAGAAGCTGCTTTACAACGATTGGCTAAAATTGATACTTCTGCGATGGAACCTATTTTAGGTTCTGCAGAGAATAAATATTATCGGAATAAACTGGAATATACTTTTTCTAATAAACGCTGGTTAAATAAACAGGACATGGTAACTGAACCTGTTCTGGAAAACGAAGAGGAGAATACTTCCACTGAAAAAGCGGAAATGGAAATGAATGCTCTTGGTTTTCACGTTCCTTTGCGTTTTGATAAAATTCTGGATATTGAGCACTGCTATTTACAGGCAGAGCCTTCTAATACCCTGAGAAATACAGTGAGACGCTATGCGCTGGAAAATGGCCTGAGCTTTTACGATCTTCGTAACCACGAAGGAAGTCTGAGAAATCTGATCATCAGAACTTCTTCAACAGGAGAGGTGATGGTCGTGGTAGTTTTTGCGTATGTGGAGCAGGAACAGGCGGATGGTTTGATGGAGTATCTGAAGGTTAATTTTCCTGAAATAACTTCGCTTTTATACATCATCAACCAGAAAAAAAATGATACTATTTTTGATCAGGAAGTGATCACCTATGCAGGGAGAGACCACATATTTGAAGAGATGAATGGCCTGAAGTTTAAGATTGGCGCCAAATCGTTCTATCAGACGAATTCTGAACAAGCCCATGAATTGTATAAGATTACTAAAGAATTTGCTGGTTTCTCAGGAGATGAGTTGGTCTACGATTTATACACAGGAGCGGGAACGATAGCTAATTTTGTTGCCTCAAGTGTAAAGCAGGTGATCGGAGTGGAATATGTGCCAACGGCGATCGAAGACGCTAAATTCAACTCAGCATTGAATGGTATTGACAATACCGTTTTCTATGCCGGTGATATGAAAGACATTCTGACCACGCAGTTTATTGCTGAACATGGCAAGCCTAATGTGGTGATTACAGATCCGCCAAGGGCAGGGATGCATGCTGATGTTGTTGCGCGTTTATTGGAGATGGAAGCAGAGAGGATTGTTTATGTCAGCTGTAATGCTGCTACGCAGGCAAGGGATCTTGCTTTGTTGAAGGAAAAATATGAAGTCCTGCGCATTAAGCCAGTAGATATGTTCCCGCATACCCAGCATGTGGAAAACGTAGTTTTATTAAAATTTATAGGAAGTGTTTCTCCGGAAGCCCTGTAA
- a CDS encoding head GIN domain-containing protein has protein sequence MKSTSLFKSALPVLLAFSLNTTTATAQQSKNVSLTNFNEVTVSSGIDLYLTQSNSENIKISGHEDLIKNVEVEKNGSSLNIRYKKNISWQRIFKDQSLKVYVNYKTLRAVSASGGSDVYSQNTLKTTSLKIQASGGSDIKLDIAARDLELSVSGGSDANLKGTVSNMNIQSSGGSDVDALNLVSEYAKVSASGGSDANVHVTKGLEASASGGSDINYKGNPALNKTSSSKSGDVTRIK, from the coding sequence ATGAAAAGTACATCCCTCTTTAAATCTGCCCTTCCTGTACTTCTTGCTTTTTCCTTAAATACCACTACAGCGACAGCACAGCAGAGCAAAAATGTTTCCCTTACTAATTTTAATGAAGTAACTGTTTCCAGTGGAATAGACCTTTATCTGACACAAAGCAACTCAGAAAATATAAAGATCAGCGGACACGAGGACCTGATTAAAAATGTGGAAGTAGAAAAAAACGGATCTTCACTAAACATCAGATACAAAAAGAACATCAGTTGGCAGAGAATATTTAAAGATCAATCCTTAAAGGTATATGTAAACTATAAAACCCTGCGGGCCGTTTCTGCCAGTGGGGGAAGTGACGTTTATAGCCAAAACACCCTAAAAACCACCTCACTTAAAATACAGGCTTCAGGGGGCTCTGACATCAAACTTGACATTGCAGCAAGGGACCTGGAATTAAGCGTTAGCGGTGGGTCTGATGCGAATCTTAAAGGAACAGTTTCCAACATGAACATCCAATCTAGTGGAGGTTCAGATGTAGATGCACTTAACCTTGTATCTGAGTACGCCAAAGTAAGTGCAAGTGGCGGCTCTGATGCCAATGTGCATGTTACCAAAGGACTGGAAGCCAGTGCCAGTGGTGGAAGCGATATCAATTACAAAGGAAATCCTGCATTAAATAAAACATCATCCTCAAAAAGCGGAGATGTAACCAGAATAAAATAA
- a CDS encoding phosphoribosyltransferase family protein, with protein sequence MAESQLLILDKKQIQQKINRIAYQVLEDNLNEKEIVLAGIWDRGYKIALRLKKVLSKISDLKVTMLKVDLDRVSTKLIANTDLDESHWKNKVIILVDDVLNSGKTLAYGLGVFLNTPHKKIRTVVLVDRSHKIFPIATDFVGLQMSTVLKEHVDVVIDVEGEEDRVYLS encoded by the coding sequence ATGGCAGAATCTCAATTACTTATTCTTGATAAGAAGCAGATACAACAAAAGATTAACAGGATTGCTTACCAGGTATTGGAAGATAACCTTAATGAGAAGGAAATTGTATTGGCCGGAATATGGGATAGAGGCTATAAGATAGCCTTACGCTTAAAGAAAGTGTTATCTAAGATTTCTGATCTTAAGGTTACCATGCTAAAGGTCGATCTGGATCGTGTGAGCACGAAACTGATCGCAAATACAGATTTGGATGAAAGCCATTGGAAAAACAAGGTGATTATTTTAGTGGATGATGTGTTGAATAGTGGAAAAACACTGGCTTATGGGCTGGGTGTTTTCCTGAATACCCCTCATAAGAAGATCAGAACGGTAGTTCTGGTAGATAGAAGCCATAAGATATTTCCTATTGCTACTGATTTTGTAGGATTGCAAATGTCGACCGTGTTAAAGGAGCATGTTGATGTGGTTATAGATGTAGAGGGTGAGGAAGACCGGGTTTATTTGAGTTAG
- a CDS encoding 1-acyl-sn-glycerol-3-phosphate acyltransferase yields the protein MYRSRKSPIIFQFFSWYIAYIIKKDFSSYTYNRLQLKEDEAILLLSNHFSWWDGFLMFQLNKVVFKREFHVLVTDEDYRRQWFLKYLGAFAAENKGKDVLDTLIYAGQLLDQPKNLVLLFPQGKLYTSYINSISFERGVMQLINASKKKFQIIFSATLTDYFDKRKPRVESHLLSWEPEEYMSLQLLKREYNKHYNHVVSKQSKDLV from the coding sequence ATGTACCGGTCCCGTAAAAGCCCAATAATTTTTCAATTCTTTTCCTGGTATATTGCTTATATCATAAAGAAGGACTTTTCCAGTTATACTTATAACAGGCTTCAACTTAAGGAAGATGAAGCCATACTGCTCTTGTCTAATCATTTCAGCTGGTGGGATGGTTTTCTGATGTTTCAACTAAATAAAGTAGTTTTTAAAAGGGAATTTCATGTGCTGGTCACTGATGAAGATTACCGGAGACAATGGTTTCTAAAATATCTTGGTGCATTTGCTGCTGAAAATAAAGGTAAAGACGTGCTGGATACGCTGATCTATGCCGGACAACTACTTGATCAACCAAAAAATCTGGTGCTTCTATTTCCCCAGGGAAAACTTTATACAAGTTATATCAATAGTATTTCTTTTGAAAGAGGAGTAATGCAACTCATCAACGCTTCCAAAAAGAAGTTTCAGATTATCTTTTCGGCTACGCTTACGGATTACTTTGATAAAAGAAAACCCAGGGTAGAAAGTCATCTGCTGAGCTGGGAACCAGAAGAGTATATGAGTTTGCAGCTATTAAAGCGGGAATACAACAAACATTATAATCATGTCGTTAGCAAACAAAGTAAGGACCTGGTATGA
- a CDS encoding 4-hydroxy-3-methylbut-2-enyl diphosphate reductase produces MKYDLAVTIDKASGFCFGVVYAIDMAEDILDEDDYLYCLGDIVHNDEEVKRLTAKGLRIIDHEQLKGLRNEKVLIRAHGEAPSTYQLALENGLILIDASCPVVLKLQNRIKNSHDEDEQILIFGKHGHAEVIGLQGQTDGKAIVFQDLTELDDMALPQKFTLYSQTTKSTDKFYQIKDELISRGYEVKANDTICRQVSNRYGDLEKFVVDFDKILFVSGKKSSNGKVLYDVCKRYNPNAYFISNLEEIEMEWFSVKDKVGICGATSTPMWLMEQVKAKLESY; encoded by the coding sequence ATGAAATACGATTTAGCCGTAACTATAGATAAAGCGTCGGGTTTTTGTTTCGGAGTGGTGTATGCAATCGACATGGCGGAGGATATCCTTGATGAAGATGATTATTTATATTGTCTGGGTGATATTGTACACAATGATGAAGAGGTAAAACGGTTAACAGCTAAGGGGTTGCGAATCATTGATCACGAGCAGTTAAAAGGATTGAGAAATGAAAAGGTATTGATCAGGGCACATGGTGAGGCTCCTTCTACTTATCAGCTTGCTTTAGAGAATGGGCTGATCCTGATAGATGCTTCTTGTCCGGTGGTGTTAAAACTGCAGAACAGGATTAAGAACTCTCATGATGAAGATGAACAGATTCTGATCTTTGGAAAGCACGGTCATGCGGAGGTGATAGGCTTGCAGGGACAGACCGATGGGAAAGCGATCGTTTTTCAAGATCTCACGGAGCTGGATGATATGGCGTTGCCTCAGAAATTCACTTTGTATAGTCAGACTACAAAAAGTACAGATAAGTTTTACCAGATCAAAGATGAGCTGATCAGCAGAGGGTATGAAGTAAAAGCAAATGATACTATTTGCAGACAGGTTTCGAACCGATATGGTGATTTAGAGAAATTTGTTGTCGATTTCGATAAAATTCTCTTCGTATCCGGGAAAAAATCCTCAAATGGAAAAGTATTGTATGATGTCTGCAAAAGATATAATCCTAATGCATACTTTATTTCCAATCTGGAGGAAATCGAAATGGAGTGGTTTTCAGTAAAAGATAAAGTTGGAATTTGCGGAGCTACTTCCACGCCAATGTGGTTGATGGAACAAGTTAAAGCGAAGTTGGAATCTTATTAA
- the hemH gene encoding ferrochelatase has translation MGKKGVLLVNLGTPDSAEVSDVRKYLDEFLMDERVIDINAFKRTLLVKGIIVPFRSPKTSKLYKEIWDENGSPLLYYSKIQAAMVQDKLGEEYHVELAMRYQNPSIASALDKLKAGMVESIQVIPLFPQYASASTGSVIQKVMELVGKWQTVPPISFVNSFHDNELMIDTFAQNAEKYQPESYDQILFSFHGLPERQLKKCDHSGRHCLKKNDCCATLTDVNKFCYSAQCHDTARLIAKRLSIPEEKYSVCFQSRLGKEPWVQPYTSEVLKELAEKGKKRLLVFCPAFVADCLETLYEVSVEYHEEFKALGGEEVQLVASLNDDPKFIEALVEMIRS, from the coding sequence ATGGGAAAAAAGGGCGTATTATTAGTGAATTTGGGGACTCCGGATAGCGCGGAGGTGAGTGATGTGCGAAAATATCTGGATGAGTTCCTGATGGACGAACGGGTAATTGACATCAATGCTTTCAAAAGAACATTATTGGTTAAGGGGATTATTGTCCCGTTTCGCAGTCCAAAGACCTCTAAATTATATAAGGAAATCTGGGATGAAAACGGCTCCCCATTGTTGTATTACAGCAAAATTCAAGCGGCTATGGTTCAGGATAAACTTGGAGAAGAATACCATGTAGAACTGGCTATGCGTTATCAAAACCCTTCAATTGCTTCTGCTTTAGATAAACTCAAAGCAGGAATGGTCGAAAGTATACAGGTGATCCCTTTATTTCCACAATATGCCTCTGCCAGTACAGGTTCTGTGATTCAGAAAGTAATGGAGCTGGTGGGGAAATGGCAGACTGTTCCGCCGATCAGTTTCGTCAACTCTTTTCATGATAATGAATTGATGATTGATACTTTTGCTCAAAATGCGGAGAAATATCAGCCGGAAAGCTATGATCAGATTCTTTTCAGCTTTCACGGCTTGCCGGAAAGGCAACTTAAAAAATGTGACCATAGCGGACGGCATTGTTTAAAGAAAAATGATTGTTGTGCCACCTTAACAGATGTCAATAAGTTCTGCTATTCCGCGCAATGTCATGATACTGCGAGACTAATCGCGAAACGCCTGAGCATTCCTGAGGAAAAATATTCTGTATGTTTTCAGTCAAGGTTAGGAAAGGAACCCTGGGTTCAACCTTATACGAGCGAGGTTTTAAAAGAACTTGCTGAAAAAGGAAAAAAGAGACTTTTGGTATTTTGCCCTGCCTTCGTAGCAGATTGTCTGGAAACTTTATATGAGGTGAGTGTGGAGTACCATGAAGAATTTAAAGCCCTGGGGGGTGAAGAAGTACAACTGGTTGCCAGTCTGAACGATGATCCTAAATTTATTGAAGCATTGGTTGAAATGATCAGAAGCTAA
- a CDS encoding 3-deoxy-D-manno-octulosonic acid transferase translates to MLWLYNIGISFYGLIVSVFSIFNSKAKLFCQGRKNIFDHIEKTIDSTKRHIWFHFASLGEFEQGRPVLEKIKELHPQKRIVITFFSPSGYEVRKNYPLAAGVFYLPLDTPDNAKKFVSLINPEMAIFTKYEFWYHYFKTLNDRNTPLYLISGIFRPNQIFFSWYGSFHRKILNFVDHFFVQNRESVDLLKSLKLENTSLSGDTRFDRVAENAQSPRKVTPVENLWTNSPVFIAGSTWPADERLIAVLIKQQPDWKFIIAPHEIDEHHILEIEKLVPGATRYSKFLTGTSVAQTLIIDNIGLLSSLYQYADISYIGGGFGAGIHNTLEAAAFGIPIIFGPKYDKFQEAKDLINLQAARSIETESDLTAAFIHFDGNDEAGKIAQKYVNEKTGSTRQILEFIEKKF, encoded by the coding sequence ATGCTTTGGCTTTATAATATAGGGATTTCATTTTATGGATTAATTGTTAGCGTATTTTCTATATTCAATTCAAAGGCCAAACTGTTTTGTCAGGGGCGAAAAAATATTTTTGATCACATAGAAAAAACCATAGACAGCACAAAAAGACACATTTGGTTTCATTTTGCTTCATTGGGAGAGTTCGAACAAGGAAGACCTGTTCTTGAGAAAATTAAGGAATTACATCCCCAAAAGAGAATAGTTATTACATTTTTCTCCCCATCCGGGTATGAGGTTAGAAAAAATTACCCCCTTGCAGCAGGTGTTTTCTATTTGCCTCTTGATACTCCCGACAATGCAAAAAAGTTCGTTTCACTGATTAATCCGGAAATGGCCATTTTCACCAAATACGAATTCTGGTATCATTATTTCAAGACACTGAACGATCGGAATACCCCATTATACTTAATTTCAGGGATATTCCGTCCAAACCAGATTTTCTTTAGCTGGTATGGGTCCTTTCATCGGAAAATCTTAAATTTTGTGGATCATTTCTTTGTGCAAAACAGGGAAAGTGTTGATTTATTAAAAAGCCTGAAACTTGAAAACACAAGTCTGAGTGGGGATACCAGGTTTGACCGGGTGGCGGAAAATGCACAATCTCCTAGAAAAGTAACACCTGTGGAAAATTTATGGACAAACAGCCCGGTTTTCATTGCAGGGTCAACATGGCCGGCAGATGAACGTTTAATCGCAGTATTAATTAAACAACAGCCGGATTGGAAATTTATCATCGCTCCACACGAAATTGATGAACACCATATCCTTGAAATTGAAAAGCTAGTTCCAGGAGCGACGCGTTATTCCAAATTTCTTACCGGAACTTCTGTTGCTCAAACGCTAATTATAGACAACATAGGCTTGCTTTCTTCTCTTTATCAATACGCTGACATTTCTTATATTGGAGGAGGCTTTGGTGCGGGTATCCACAATACCCTGGAAGCAGCGGCATTTGGCATTCCTATAATTTTCGGGCCTAAGTACGATAAATTTCAGGAGGCAAAAGACCTGATTAATCTTCAGGCAGCCAGAAGTATCGAAACGGAAAGCGACCTTACCGCAGCCTTTATTCATTTCGATGGAAACGACGAGGCAGGAAAGATCGCTCAAAAATATGTAAATGAAAAAACGGGATCAACCCGTCAGATTCTTGAATTTATAGAAAAGAAATTTTAG
- a CDS encoding UDP-glucose dehydrogenase family protein, with the protein MKIAVIGTGYVGLVTGTCLAETGNKVICVDIDAAKVQKMQAGQVPIYEPGLDVLFHRNIAQGRLTFTTDLAHGIKDAQIIFMALPTPPGGDGAADLSYILGAAKDISKLVTEYKVIVNKSTVPVGTADKVQAVFQAHTDVEIDVVSNPEFLREGVAVEDFMKPDRVVIGTRSEKAQKLMAELYGPYVRQGNPILFMDERSSELTKYAANSFLATKITFMNEIANLCEIVGADVDAVRKGIGSDARIGKRFLFPGIGYGGSCFPKDVQALAKSADENEYDFQILKAVMEVNEKQKTVLVEKLLKYYKGDLKGKHFALWGLAFKPETDDIREAPALYIIDELVKQGATVTAFDPEAMANVKGLLGNKIHYVEDQYEALTNADALLIATEWSVFRNPDFEKMEQVLTNKVIFDGRNLYDLEKMIDLGYYYNSVGRKLID; encoded by the coding sequence ATGAAAATAGCTGTTATTGGGACAGGATATGTAGGTTTAGTTACCGGTACCTGTTTAGCAGAAACAGGAAATAAAGTGATCTGTGTAGATATAGACGCTGCTAAAGTACAGAAGATGCAGGCAGGTCAGGTGCCTATCTATGAACCAGGACTTGACGTGTTATTTCACCGGAATATAGCTCAGGGAAGGTTGACTTTTACAACTGATCTTGCCCATGGAATTAAAGATGCACAGATTATTTTTATGGCATTACCAACTCCTCCCGGAGGAGATGGAGCTGCGGATCTTTCCTATATTCTGGGAGCGGCAAAAGACATTTCTAAGTTGGTTACAGAGTATAAGGTAATTGTTAATAAATCAACTGTTCCGGTTGGGACTGCGGATAAAGTGCAAGCCGTTTTTCAAGCCCACACAGATGTAGAAATCGATGTAGTCTCTAACCCGGAGTTCTTACGTGAAGGCGTTGCAGTAGAGGATTTTATGAAGCCAGACAGGGTCGTTATTGGAACAAGGAGTGAGAAGGCCCAGAAGCTAATGGCAGAATTGTATGGCCCGTATGTCAGACAAGGAAATCCAATCTTGTTTATGGATGAACGTTCCTCTGAGTTGACAAAGTATGCCGCAAATTCATTCCTGGCTACAAAAATCACATTTATGAATGAGATTGCAAACCTCTGTGAAATTGTTGGTGCGGATGTAGATGCTGTGCGTAAGGGGATTGGTTCTGATGCAAGGATCGGTAAACGTTTTCTTTTCCCCGGAATAGGATACGGAGGAAGCTGTTTCCCGAAAGATGTTCAGGCATTGGCGAAGTCAGCTGATGAAAATGAATACGACTTCCAGATATTGAAAGCAGTAATGGAAGTGAATGAAAAACAAAAGACAGTATTGGTAGAGAAACTGCTAAAATATTATAAAGGTGATCTGAAAGGCAAACATTTTGCATTATGGGGATTGGCATTTAAACCCGAAACAGATGACATACGTGAAGCTCCAGCGCTATATATTATTGATGAACTGGTTAAACAGGGAGCTACAGTTACAGCTTTCGATCCGGAAGCGATGGCAAATGTAAAAGGGCTTCTTGGAAATAAAATCCATTACGTAGAGGATCAATATGAAGCATTAACAAATGCAGATGCTTTATTGATCGCGACAGAATGGTCCGTTTTCAGAAACCCGGATTTTGAAAAGATGGAGCAGGTATTGACCAATAAAGTAATTTTTGATGGACGTAATTTATACGATCTGGAAAAAATGATTGATTTGGGATATTATTATAACAGTGTTGGCCGTAAACTTATAGACTAA
- a CDS encoding UDP-glucuronic acid decarboxylase family protein yields MGRKRVLITGAAGFLGSHLCDRFIKEDYHVIAMDNLITGDLRNIEHLFKLENFEFAHHDVSKFVYVAGELDYILHFASPASPIDYLKIPIQTLKVGSLGTHNLLGLAKSKNARMLIASTSEVYGDPNVNPQPEEYWGNVNPVGPRGVYDEAKRFQEAMTMAYHTFHGLETRIVRIFNTYGPRMRLNDGRVLPAFIGQALRGEDLTVFGDGSQTRSFCYVDDLVEGIYRLLLSDYAMPVNIGNPDEITIKQFGEEIIKLTGTSQKLVLRDLPVDDPKQRRPDITKAREILGWEPKISRAEGLKITYEYFKSLPAEALINKEHKDFTTYNR; encoded by the coding sequence ATGGGACGTAAAAGAGTATTAATTACAGGAGCCGCAGGATTCTTAGGGTCACATTTATGTGATCGTTTTATCAAAGAAGACTATCATGTGATTGCCATGGATAACCTGATTACCGGTGACCTCAGGAATATTGAACATCTTTTTAAGCTGGAGAACTTTGAGTTTGCCCATCATGATGTATCTAAGTTTGTATATGTTGCGGGTGAATTGGATTATATCCTTCATTTTGCGTCTCCGGCAAGCCCTATTGATTATTTAAAGATTCCTATTCAGACGTTAAAAGTAGGTTCTCTCGGTACACATAATTTATTAGGCCTGGCAAAGAGTAAAAATGCAAGAATGCTGATTGCTTCTACTTCTGAGGTTTATGGAGACCCGAATGTCAATCCTCAGCCGGAAGAGTATTGGGGAAATGTAAATCCGGTTGGACCAAGGGGGGTATATGATGAAGCCAAACGTTTCCAGGAAGCCATGACTATGGCTTACCATACCTTTCATGGTTTAGAAACCCGGATTGTAAGAATTTTTAATACTTATGGGCCAAGAATGCGTTTGAATGATGGCCGTGTTTTACCTGCATTTATCGGACAGGCGCTACGTGGAGAAGACCTGACCGTATTTGGTGATGGTTCTCAGACGCGCTCATTCTGCTATGTGGATGATTTGGTGGAAGGTATTTATAGGTTATTGTTGAGTGATTATGCAATGCCCGTTAATATTGGCAATCCAGATGAGATTACCATTAAACAATTTGGTGAAGAGATCATTAAACTTACGGGAACAAGTCAGAAACTGGTGCTAAGGGATCTGCCTGTTGATGATCCTAAACAAAGACGGCCTGATATCACAAAAGCACGGGAAATTCTTGGCTGGGAACCTAAAATAAGCCGGGCGGAAGGGTTGAAAATTACTTATGAATATTTCAAGTCTTTACCTGCTGAAGCGTTAATTAATAAAGAACATAAAGATTTTACAACCTATAATCGTTAA
- the galE gene encoding UDP-glucose 4-epimerase GalE — MSKILVTGGTGFIGSHTVVELYNAGYEVVIVDNFANSNPKILNQIETITGKKPEFFELDLCDELKVREFVTKHADITGVIHFAAFKAVGESVQQPLKYYRNNFYSLINIINGFDSKVNLVFSSSCTVYGQPDVLPVTESAPVKKAESPYGNTKQIAEEILQETCAVTPELRVTSLRYFNPVGAHHTALIGELPIGVPQNLVPFITQSAIGKRGPITVYGNDYDTPDGSAIRDYIHVVDLAKAHVAAIRRMESDKATSNYEVFNLGTGTGSTVLQVIEAFEKATGEKLNYTIGARREGDIEKVWGDVNKSARDLGWKAELDINEMMSSAWNWEKYLKDNPF, encoded by the coding sequence ATGTCTAAAATACTAGTAACAGGTGGAACGGGATTTATCGGATCACATACCGTTGTAGAGCTCTACAATGCAGGATATGAAGTCGTGATCGTCGATAATTTTGCAAATTCCAACCCGAAAATCCTTAATCAGATAGAAACCATTACAGGAAAGAAGCCTGAGTTTTTTGAACTTGATCTATGTGATGAGTTGAAAGTGAGAGAATTTGTGACCAAACATGCTGATATTACTGGTGTCATTCATTTTGCAGCATTTAAGGCTGTAGGTGAATCTGTACAGCAGCCGCTTAAATATTACAGGAATAACTTTTATTCGTTGATCAACATCATCAATGGGTTTGACAGTAAAGTAAATCTGGTTTTCTCGTCTTCATGTACAGTGTACGGGCAACCGGATGTTCTGCCGGTAACGGAAAGTGCGCCGGTAAAAAAGGCAGAATCTCCTTATGGAAACACGAAACAGATTGCAGAAGAGATCCTGCAGGAAACTTGTGCGGTTACTCCTGAGTTAAGAGTAACTTCTCTGCGTTATTTTAACCCGGTTGGTGCGCATCATACGGCATTAATTGGAGAATTGCCAATAGGAGTGCCTCAAAATCTGGTTCCTTTTATTACGCAGTCTGCAATTGGTAAACGAGGACCTATTACGGTTTACGGAAATGATTACGACACTCCTGATGGAAGTGCAATCAGAGATTATATCCATGTTGTTGACCTGGCTAAAGCTCATGTGGCAGCCATCAGAAGAATGGAAAGTGATAAAGCAACCTCAAATTATGAAGTGTTTAATTTAGGTACTGGTACGGGTTCTACTGTATTACAGGTGATTGAGGCCTTTGAAAAAGCAACCGGCGAAAAATTGAATTATACCATTGGTGCAAGAAGAGAAGGCGATATTGAAAAGGTTTGGGGGGATGTAAATAAATCTGCACGTGATTTAGGATGGAAAGCCGAACTGGATATCAACGAGATGATGTCTTCTGCCTGGAATTGGGAGAAATATTTAAAAGATAACCCTTTCTAA